In Diachasmimorpha longicaudata isolate KC_UGA_2023 chromosome 4, iyDiaLong2, whole genome shotgun sequence, a single genomic region encodes these proteins:
- the LOC135161733 gene encoding RNA-binding protein Rsf1-like has product MTPEGYTRVYVGGLNETIKKEDLQMEFEKFGKLNKVWVAFNPPGFAFIEFLSLDEAELACNNMNGTEIMGAKLRVEISRGRGRGGSRSGGSGFRGGSRGGSRGFGRGGGGYRGSGGYGDQGGGYQSGGRGGRGRGRYGDSYSSGRSSSGYVSRDSYGQDGYGSSSGNSGSNYYSGKDSGTSRYRSRSPAGRGSHRHLRECT; this is encoded by the exons ATGACACCCGAGGGATACACAAGGGTGTACGTAGGTGGTCTCAACGAGACTATAAAGAAGGAGGATCTACAAATGGAATTCGAGAAATTCGGAAAACTCAACAAAGTGTGGGTGGCATTCAATCCACCGGGTTTTGCattcatcgaatttttatctctGGATGAGGCTGAATTAGCCTGTAACAATATGAATGGTACAGAGATAATGGGTGCCAAATTGAGGGTTGAGATATCGAGGGGACGCGGCAGAGGTGGTAGCCGAAGTGGTGGAAGTGGTTTTAGGGGCGGTAGTAGGGGTGGTAGCAGGGGTTTTGGACGTGGAGGTGGTGGTTATCGTGGTAGCGGTGGATACGGTGATCAAGGGGGCGGTTATCAGAGTGGTGGACGCGGTGGTAGAGGCAGGGGACGCTACGGTGATAGCTATTCATCGGGGAGAAGCTCAAGTGGTTACGTATCGCGTGATTCCTATGGACAGGATGGTTATGGCTCGTCATCTGGTAATTCTGGATCAAACTACTACTCTGGAAAGGATTCGGGGACATCGAGATACCGAAGTCGTTCACCGGCCGGACGTGGCAG TCATCGTCATCTTCGTGAATGCACATAA